A portion of the Oncorhynchus nerka isolate Pitt River linkage group LG27, Oner_Uvic_2.0, whole genome shotgun sequence genome contains these proteins:
- the LOC115111863 gene encoding dual specificity protein phosphatase CDC14C-like isoform X1: protein MKRKSEKRRPESMKKRRAAQREEAELKSDIHISVSDQLYFAVLQQKIKSTADRHCFCIDDELSYENFYADFGPLNLAMFYRFCCKLTKKLKSCTLAKKKIVFYTCGDQKKQANAAYLIGSYAVMHLQKTPEEAYSLLVSRNSTYLPFRDASFGTCMYNLNILDCLCAIYKALQFGWLDFSQFDVEEYEHYERAENGDFNWIVPGKFLAFSGPHPKSKMENGYPLHAPEAYFPYFRKHNITTIVRLNKKMYDAKRFTDMGFEHHDLFFVDGSTPNDSIVRMFLNICENADGAIAVHCKAGLGRTGTLIGCYMMKHYRLTAAEAIAWMRICRPGSVIGPQQNFVEDKQSSLWSEGDVFREKMNEQENGKLAVTRILSGVDDITINGSNKNKMSKKEEAELYNDDEEMNGITQGDKLRALKSKRQARASTGSLSQEEKNIHSRSSQSLRILLQSSGQSCKAVVNPSHLPDASEKRKRTRTSLPANSVGGRRTVSRRRRTRCSLQSMRLTRLWYPFPFSIPFVWLIALLCCWVSPDNLHS, encoded by the exons ATGAAGCGCAAAAGCGAAAAAAGGCGACCTGAGTCGATGAAAAAGCGCCGTGCAGCCCAGAGAGAGGAGGCGGAGCTAAAGTCAGATATTCACATTAGTGTATCAG ATCAACTGTATTTCGCAGTACTGCAGCAGAAGATAAAAAGCACAGCTGACAGACATTGCTTCTGCATAGATGATGAGCTGTCATATGAAAA ctTCTATGCAGACTTTGGCCCTCTCAACCTGGCCATGTTTTATCGCTTCTGTTGCAAGCTCACTAAAAAGCTCAAG TCATGCACACTAGCAAAGAAGAAGATAGTCTTCTACACCTGTGGAGATCAAAAGAAACAAGCCAACGCTGCTTATCTCATTGGTTCATATGCA GTGATGCATCTTCAGAAGACGCCAGAGGAAGCCTACAGTCTACTGGTGTCCAGGAACTCTACCTACTTACCCTTCag AGATGCCTCTTTTGGAACCTGCATGTACAATCTGAACATTCTAGACTGCCTGTGCGCCATATACAAG GCTCTGCAGTTTGGCTGGCTTGATTTCTCCCAGTTTGATGTGGAGGAATACGAACATTACGAG AGAGCAGAAAATGGAGATTTCAACTGGATAGTTCCTGGAAAATTCCTAGCGTTCAGCGGTCCTCATCCAAAAAGCAAAATGGAGAACG GTTACCCTCTTCATGCCCCCGAGGCCTACTTTCCTTACTTCAGGAAACACAATATCACAACCATCGTCCGTCTCAACAAGAAGATGTATGACGCCAAGCGTTTCACCGACATGGGCTTCGAGCACCACGACCTCTTCTTCGTGGACGGGAGCACGCCAAACGACTCCATCGTCAGGATGTTCCTCAACATCTGTGAGAACGCAGACGGAGCTATTGCTGTTCACTGCAAAG CTGGTCTGGGTCGAACAGGCACCCTGATAGGCTGCTACATGATGAAGCACTACCGCCTGACTGCGGCTGAGGCCATCGCCTGGATGCGGATCTGCCGCCCCGGATCAGTCATCGGACCACAACAAAACTTTGTGGAAGA TAAGCAGAGCAGTCTGTGGTCGGAGGGCGACGTGTTCCGGGAGAAAATGAACGAGCAGGAAAACGGCAAGCTGGCTGTCACCAGGATCCTGTCGGGGGTTGATGACATCACCATCAATGGCAGCAACAAGAACAAGATGTCCAAGAAAGAAGAGGCGGAACTG TATAATGACGATGAGGAGATGAATGGCATCACGCAGGGTGATAAACTGCGAGCCCTGAAAAGCAAGAGACAGGCCAGAGCATCCACAGGCTCCCTATC acaagaagaaaaaaacatccaCAGCAGGTCATCGCAGTCTTTAAG GATTCTCCTTCAGTCCAGTGGGCAGAGCTGTAAAGCTGTGGTgaacccctcccatctccctgATGCCTCCGAGAAAAGGAAGAGAACCAGAACCTCACTGCCTGCCAATAGTGTGGGGGGCAG ACGCACTGTGTCCAGAAGACGGAGAACTCGATGCTCTTTACAATCAATGCGCTTAACGAGACTATGGTATCCGTTTCCCTTTTCTATCCCTTTTGTATGGCTCATTGCTCTGCTATGCTGTTGGGTGTCTCCAGACAACCTGCACTCTTAA
- the LOC115111863 gene encoding dual specificity protein phosphatase CDC14C-like isoform X3, translating to MTEDNVTKSIEIIKDQLYFAVLQQKIKSTADRHCFCIDDELSYENFYADFGPLNLAMFYRFCCKLTKKLKSCTLAKKKIVFYTCGDQKKQANAAYLIGSYAVMHLQKTPEEAYSLLVSRNSTYLPFRDASFGTCMYNLNILDCLCAIYKALQFGWLDFSQFDVEEYEHYERAENGDFNWIVPGKFLAFSGPHPKSKMENGYPLHAPEAYFPYFRKHNITTIVRLNKKMYDAKRFTDMGFEHHDLFFVDGSTPNDSIVRMFLNICENADGAIAVHCKAGLGRTGTLIGCYMMKHYRLTAAEAIAWMRICRPGSVIGPQQNFVEDKQSSLWSEGDVFREKMNEQENGKLAVTRILSGVDDITINGSNKNKMSKKEEAELYNDDEEMNGITQGDKLRALKSKRQARASTGSLSQEEKNIHSRSSQSLRILLQSSGQSCKAVVNPSHLPDASEKRKRTRTSLPANSVGGRRTVSRRRRTRCSLQSMRLTRLWYPFPFSIPFVWLIALLCCWVSPDNLHS from the exons ATGACCGAGGACAATGTCACGAAAAGTATTGAAATCATTAAAG ATCAACTGTATTTCGCAGTACTGCAGCAGAAGATAAAAAGCACAGCTGACAGACATTGCTTCTGCATAGATGATGAGCTGTCATATGAAAA ctTCTATGCAGACTTTGGCCCTCTCAACCTGGCCATGTTTTATCGCTTCTGTTGCAAGCTCACTAAAAAGCTCAAG TCATGCACACTAGCAAAGAAGAAGATAGTCTTCTACACCTGTGGAGATCAAAAGAAACAAGCCAACGCTGCTTATCTCATTGGTTCATATGCA GTGATGCATCTTCAGAAGACGCCAGAGGAAGCCTACAGTCTACTGGTGTCCAGGAACTCTACCTACTTACCCTTCag AGATGCCTCTTTTGGAACCTGCATGTACAATCTGAACATTCTAGACTGCCTGTGCGCCATATACAAG GCTCTGCAGTTTGGCTGGCTTGATTTCTCCCAGTTTGATGTGGAGGAATACGAACATTACGAG AGAGCAGAAAATGGAGATTTCAACTGGATAGTTCCTGGAAAATTCCTAGCGTTCAGCGGTCCTCATCCAAAAAGCAAAATGGAGAACG GTTACCCTCTTCATGCCCCCGAGGCCTACTTTCCTTACTTCAGGAAACACAATATCACAACCATCGTCCGTCTCAACAAGAAGATGTATGACGCCAAGCGTTTCACCGACATGGGCTTCGAGCACCACGACCTCTTCTTCGTGGACGGGAGCACGCCAAACGACTCCATCGTCAGGATGTTCCTCAACATCTGTGAGAACGCAGACGGAGCTATTGCTGTTCACTGCAAAG CTGGTCTGGGTCGAACAGGCACCCTGATAGGCTGCTACATGATGAAGCACTACCGCCTGACTGCGGCTGAGGCCATCGCCTGGATGCGGATCTGCCGCCCCGGATCAGTCATCGGACCACAACAAAACTTTGTGGAAGA TAAGCAGAGCAGTCTGTGGTCGGAGGGCGACGTGTTCCGGGAGAAAATGAACGAGCAGGAAAACGGCAAGCTGGCTGTCACCAGGATCCTGTCGGGGGTTGATGACATCACCATCAATGGCAGCAACAAGAACAAGATGTCCAAGAAAGAAGAGGCGGAACTG TATAATGACGATGAGGAGATGAATGGCATCACGCAGGGTGATAAACTGCGAGCCCTGAAAAGCAAGAGACAGGCCAGAGCATCCACAGGCTCCCTATC acaagaagaaaaaaacatccaCAGCAGGTCATCGCAGTCTTTAAG GATTCTCCTTCAGTCCAGTGGGCAGAGCTGTAAAGCTGTGGTgaacccctcccatctccctgATGCCTCCGAGAAAAGGAAGAGAACCAGAACCTCACTGCCTGCCAATAGTGTGGGGGGCAG ACGCACTGTGTCCAGAAGACGGAGAACTCGATGCTCTTTACAATCAATGCGCTTAACGAGACTATGGTATCCGTTTCCCTTTTCTATCCCTTTTGTATGGCTCATTGCTCTGCTATGCTGTTGGGTGTCTCCAGACAACCTGCACTCTTAA
- the LOC115111863 gene encoding dual specificity protein phosphatase CDC14C-like isoform X2 → MKRKSEKRRPESMKKRRAAQREEAELKSDIHISVSDQLYFAVLQQKIKSTADRHCFCIDDELSYENFYADFGPLNLAMFYRFCCKLTKKLKSCTLAKKKIVFYTCGDQKKQANAAYLIGSYAVMHLQKTPEEAYSLLVSRNSTYLPFRDASFGTCMYNLNILDCLCAIYKALQFGWLDFSQFDVEEYEHYERAENGDFNWIVPGKFLAFSGPHPKSKMENGYPLHAPEAYFPYFRKHNITTIVRLNKKMYDAKRFTDMGFEHHDLFFVDGSTPNDSIVRMFLNICENADGAIAVHCKAGLGRTGTLIGCYMMKHYRLTAAEAIAWMRICRPGSVIGPQQNFVEDKQSSLWSEGDVFREKMNEQENGKLAVTRILSGVDDITINGSNKNKMSKKEEAELYNDDEEMNGITQGDKLRALKSKRQARASTGSLSQEEKNIHSRSSQSLRILLQSSGQSCKAVVNPSHLPDASEKRKRTRTSLPANSVGGRRTVSRRRRTRCSLQSMRLTRLCHSIPKARAPLLR, encoded by the exons ATGAAGCGCAAAAGCGAAAAAAGGCGACCTGAGTCGATGAAAAAGCGCCGTGCAGCCCAGAGAGAGGAGGCGGAGCTAAAGTCAGATATTCACATTAGTGTATCAG ATCAACTGTATTTCGCAGTACTGCAGCAGAAGATAAAAAGCACAGCTGACAGACATTGCTTCTGCATAGATGATGAGCTGTCATATGAAAA ctTCTATGCAGACTTTGGCCCTCTCAACCTGGCCATGTTTTATCGCTTCTGTTGCAAGCTCACTAAAAAGCTCAAG TCATGCACACTAGCAAAGAAGAAGATAGTCTTCTACACCTGTGGAGATCAAAAGAAACAAGCCAACGCTGCTTATCTCATTGGTTCATATGCA GTGATGCATCTTCAGAAGACGCCAGAGGAAGCCTACAGTCTACTGGTGTCCAGGAACTCTACCTACTTACCCTTCag AGATGCCTCTTTTGGAACCTGCATGTACAATCTGAACATTCTAGACTGCCTGTGCGCCATATACAAG GCTCTGCAGTTTGGCTGGCTTGATTTCTCCCAGTTTGATGTGGAGGAATACGAACATTACGAG AGAGCAGAAAATGGAGATTTCAACTGGATAGTTCCTGGAAAATTCCTAGCGTTCAGCGGTCCTCATCCAAAAAGCAAAATGGAGAACG GTTACCCTCTTCATGCCCCCGAGGCCTACTTTCCTTACTTCAGGAAACACAATATCACAACCATCGTCCGTCTCAACAAGAAGATGTATGACGCCAAGCGTTTCACCGACATGGGCTTCGAGCACCACGACCTCTTCTTCGTGGACGGGAGCACGCCAAACGACTCCATCGTCAGGATGTTCCTCAACATCTGTGAGAACGCAGACGGAGCTATTGCTGTTCACTGCAAAG CTGGTCTGGGTCGAACAGGCACCCTGATAGGCTGCTACATGATGAAGCACTACCGCCTGACTGCGGCTGAGGCCATCGCCTGGATGCGGATCTGCCGCCCCGGATCAGTCATCGGACCACAACAAAACTTTGTGGAAGA TAAGCAGAGCAGTCTGTGGTCGGAGGGCGACGTGTTCCGGGAGAAAATGAACGAGCAGGAAAACGGCAAGCTGGCTGTCACCAGGATCCTGTCGGGGGTTGATGACATCACCATCAATGGCAGCAACAAGAACAAGATGTCCAAGAAAGAAGAGGCGGAACTG TATAATGACGATGAGGAGATGAATGGCATCACGCAGGGTGATAAACTGCGAGCCCTGAAAAGCAAGAGACAGGCCAGAGCATCCACAGGCTCCCTATC acaagaagaaaaaaacatccaCAGCAGGTCATCGCAGTCTTTAAG GATTCTCCTTCAGTCCAGTGGGCAGAGCTGTAAAGCTGTGGTgaacccctcccatctccctgATGCCTCCGAGAAAAGGAAGAGAACCAGAACCTCACTGCCTGCCAATAGTGTGGGGGGCAG ACGCACTGTGTCCAGAAGACGGAGAACTCGATGCTCTTTACAATCAATGCGCTTAACGAGACTATG TCACTCCATACCAAAAGCTAGAGCTCCTCTACTGCGCTGA
- the LOC115111863 gene encoding dual specificity protein phosphatase CDC14B-like isoform X5 yields the protein MKRKSEKRRPESMKKRRAAQREEAELKSDIHISVSDQLYFAVLQQKIKSTADRHCFCIDDELSYENFYADFGPLNLAMFYRFCCKLTKKLKSCTLAKKKIVFYTCGDQKKQANAAYLIGSYAVMHLQKTPEEAYSLLVSRNSTYLPFRDASFGTCMYNLNILDCLCAIYKALQFGWLDFSQFDVEEYEHYERAENGDFNWIVPGKFLAFSGPHPKSKMENGYPLHAPEAYFPYFRKHNITTIVRLNKKMYDAKRFTDMGFEHHDLFFVDGSTPNDSIVRMFLNICENADGAIAVHCKAGLGRTGTLIGCYMMKHYRLTAAEAIAWMRICRPGSVIGPQQNFVEDKQSSLWSEGDVFREKMNEQENGKLAVTRILSGVDDITINGSNKNKMSKKEEAELYNDDEEMNGITQGDKLRALKSKRQARASTGSLSWLVAMLLSSLCSLALWWIVYGFPSSILHFCIDGLGFH from the exons ATGAAGCGCAAAAGCGAAAAAAGGCGACCTGAGTCGATGAAAAAGCGCCGTGCAGCCCAGAGAGAGGAGGCGGAGCTAAAGTCAGATATTCACATTAGTGTATCAG ATCAACTGTATTTCGCAGTACTGCAGCAGAAGATAAAAAGCACAGCTGACAGACATTGCTTCTGCATAGATGATGAGCTGTCATATGAAAA ctTCTATGCAGACTTTGGCCCTCTCAACCTGGCCATGTTTTATCGCTTCTGTTGCAAGCTCACTAAAAAGCTCAAG TCATGCACACTAGCAAAGAAGAAGATAGTCTTCTACACCTGTGGAGATCAAAAGAAACAAGCCAACGCTGCTTATCTCATTGGTTCATATGCA GTGATGCATCTTCAGAAGACGCCAGAGGAAGCCTACAGTCTACTGGTGTCCAGGAACTCTACCTACTTACCCTTCag AGATGCCTCTTTTGGAACCTGCATGTACAATCTGAACATTCTAGACTGCCTGTGCGCCATATACAAG GCTCTGCAGTTTGGCTGGCTTGATTTCTCCCAGTTTGATGTGGAGGAATACGAACATTACGAG AGAGCAGAAAATGGAGATTTCAACTGGATAGTTCCTGGAAAATTCCTAGCGTTCAGCGGTCCTCATCCAAAAAGCAAAATGGAGAACG GTTACCCTCTTCATGCCCCCGAGGCCTACTTTCCTTACTTCAGGAAACACAATATCACAACCATCGTCCGTCTCAACAAGAAGATGTATGACGCCAAGCGTTTCACCGACATGGGCTTCGAGCACCACGACCTCTTCTTCGTGGACGGGAGCACGCCAAACGACTCCATCGTCAGGATGTTCCTCAACATCTGTGAGAACGCAGACGGAGCTATTGCTGTTCACTGCAAAG CTGGTCTGGGTCGAACAGGCACCCTGATAGGCTGCTACATGATGAAGCACTACCGCCTGACTGCGGCTGAGGCCATCGCCTGGATGCGGATCTGCCGCCCCGGATCAGTCATCGGACCACAACAAAACTTTGTGGAAGA TAAGCAGAGCAGTCTGTGGTCGGAGGGCGACGTGTTCCGGGAGAAAATGAACGAGCAGGAAAACGGCAAGCTGGCTGTCACCAGGATCCTGTCGGGGGTTGATGACATCACCATCAATGGCAGCAACAAGAACAAGATGTCCAAGAAAGAAGAGGCGGAACTG TATAATGACGATGAGGAGATGAATGGCATCACGCAGGGTGATAAACTGCGAGCCCTGAAAAGCAAGAGACAGGCCAGAGCATCCACAGGCTCCCTATC ATGGTTGGTAGCCATGCTGCTCTCGTCCCTGTGTAGCCTTGCCCTGTGGTGGATTGTGTATGGCTTCCCTTCTTCCATCCTGCATTTCTGTATAGACGGGTTAGGATTTCACTGA
- the LOC115111863 gene encoding dual specificity protein phosphatase CDC14A-like isoform X6 produces the protein MKRKSEKRRPESMKKRRAAQREEAELKSDIHISVSDQLYFAVLQQKIKSTADRHCFCIDDELSYENFYADFGPLNLAMFYRFCCKLTKKLKSCTLAKKKIVFYTCGDQKKQANAAYLIGSYAVMHLQKTPEEAYSLLVSRNSTYLPFRDASFGTCMYNLNILDCLCAIYKALQFGWLDFSQFDVEEYEHYERAENGDFNWIVPGKFLAFSGPHPKSKMENGYPLHAPEAYFPYFRKHNITTIVRLNKKMYDAKRFTDMGFEHHDLFFVDGSTPNDSIVRMFLNICENADGAIAVHCKAGLGRTGTLIGCYMMKHYRLTAAEAIAWMRICRPGSVIGPQQNFVEDKQSSLWSEGDVFREKMNEQENGKLAVTRILSGVDDITINGSNKNKMSKKEEAELYNDDEEMNGITQGDKLRALKSKRQARASTGSLSQAVVYCWSLLGTVWPECCLDCLPFKM, from the exons ATGAAGCGCAAAAGCGAAAAAAGGCGACCTGAGTCGATGAAAAAGCGCCGTGCAGCCCAGAGAGAGGAGGCGGAGCTAAAGTCAGATATTCACATTAGTGTATCAG ATCAACTGTATTTCGCAGTACTGCAGCAGAAGATAAAAAGCACAGCTGACAGACATTGCTTCTGCATAGATGATGAGCTGTCATATGAAAA ctTCTATGCAGACTTTGGCCCTCTCAACCTGGCCATGTTTTATCGCTTCTGTTGCAAGCTCACTAAAAAGCTCAAG TCATGCACACTAGCAAAGAAGAAGATAGTCTTCTACACCTGTGGAGATCAAAAGAAACAAGCCAACGCTGCTTATCTCATTGGTTCATATGCA GTGATGCATCTTCAGAAGACGCCAGAGGAAGCCTACAGTCTACTGGTGTCCAGGAACTCTACCTACTTACCCTTCag AGATGCCTCTTTTGGAACCTGCATGTACAATCTGAACATTCTAGACTGCCTGTGCGCCATATACAAG GCTCTGCAGTTTGGCTGGCTTGATTTCTCCCAGTTTGATGTGGAGGAATACGAACATTACGAG AGAGCAGAAAATGGAGATTTCAACTGGATAGTTCCTGGAAAATTCCTAGCGTTCAGCGGTCCTCATCCAAAAAGCAAAATGGAGAACG GTTACCCTCTTCATGCCCCCGAGGCCTACTTTCCTTACTTCAGGAAACACAATATCACAACCATCGTCCGTCTCAACAAGAAGATGTATGACGCCAAGCGTTTCACCGACATGGGCTTCGAGCACCACGACCTCTTCTTCGTGGACGGGAGCACGCCAAACGACTCCATCGTCAGGATGTTCCTCAACATCTGTGAGAACGCAGACGGAGCTATTGCTGTTCACTGCAAAG CTGGTCTGGGTCGAACAGGCACCCTGATAGGCTGCTACATGATGAAGCACTACCGCCTGACTGCGGCTGAGGCCATCGCCTGGATGCGGATCTGCCGCCCCGGATCAGTCATCGGACCACAACAAAACTTTGTGGAAGA TAAGCAGAGCAGTCTGTGGTCGGAGGGCGACGTGTTCCGGGAGAAAATGAACGAGCAGGAAAACGGCAAGCTGGCTGTCACCAGGATCCTGTCGGGGGTTGATGACATCACCATCAATGGCAGCAACAAGAACAAGATGTCCAAGAAAGAAGAGGCGGAACTG TATAATGACGATGAGGAGATGAATGGCATCACGCAGGGTGATAAACTGCGAGCCCTGAAAAGCAAGAGACAGGCCAGAGCATCCACAGGCTCCCTATC GCAGGCGGTAGTATACTGCTGGAGCCTCTTAGGCACCGTGTGGCCAGAATGCTGTCTGGATTGTCTGCCTTTCAAAATGTag
- the LOC115111863 gene encoding dual specificity protein phosphatase CDC14A-like isoform X4, which yields MKRKSEKRRPESMKKRRAAQREEAELKSDIHISVSDQLYFAVLQQKIKSTADRHCFCIDDELSYENFYADFGPLNLAMFYRFCCKLTKKLKSCTLAKKKIVFYTCGDQKKQANAAYLIGSYAVMHLQKTPEEAYSLLVSRNSTYLPFRDASFGTCMYNLNILDCLCAIYKALQFGWLDFSQFDVEEYEHYERAENGDFNWIVPGKFLAFSGPHPKSKMENGYPLHAPEAYFPYFRKHNITTIVRLNKKMYDAKRFTDMGFEHHDLFFVDGSTPNDSIVRMFLNICENADGAIAVHCKAGLGRTGTLIGCYMMKHYRLTAAEAIAWMRICRPGSVIGPQQNFVEDKQSSLWSEGDVFREKMNEQENGKLAVTRILSGVDDITINGSNKNKMSKKEEAELYNDDEEMNGITQGDKLRALKSKRQARASTGSLSQEEKNIHSRSSQSLRILLQSSGQSCKAVVNPSHLPDASEKRKRTRTSLPANSVGGSHSIPKARAPLLR from the exons ATGAAGCGCAAAAGCGAAAAAAGGCGACCTGAGTCGATGAAAAAGCGCCGTGCAGCCCAGAGAGAGGAGGCGGAGCTAAAGTCAGATATTCACATTAGTGTATCAG ATCAACTGTATTTCGCAGTACTGCAGCAGAAGATAAAAAGCACAGCTGACAGACATTGCTTCTGCATAGATGATGAGCTGTCATATGAAAA ctTCTATGCAGACTTTGGCCCTCTCAACCTGGCCATGTTTTATCGCTTCTGTTGCAAGCTCACTAAAAAGCTCAAG TCATGCACACTAGCAAAGAAGAAGATAGTCTTCTACACCTGTGGAGATCAAAAGAAACAAGCCAACGCTGCTTATCTCATTGGTTCATATGCA GTGATGCATCTTCAGAAGACGCCAGAGGAAGCCTACAGTCTACTGGTGTCCAGGAACTCTACCTACTTACCCTTCag AGATGCCTCTTTTGGAACCTGCATGTACAATCTGAACATTCTAGACTGCCTGTGCGCCATATACAAG GCTCTGCAGTTTGGCTGGCTTGATTTCTCCCAGTTTGATGTGGAGGAATACGAACATTACGAG AGAGCAGAAAATGGAGATTTCAACTGGATAGTTCCTGGAAAATTCCTAGCGTTCAGCGGTCCTCATCCAAAAAGCAAAATGGAGAACG GTTACCCTCTTCATGCCCCCGAGGCCTACTTTCCTTACTTCAGGAAACACAATATCACAACCATCGTCCGTCTCAACAAGAAGATGTATGACGCCAAGCGTTTCACCGACATGGGCTTCGAGCACCACGACCTCTTCTTCGTGGACGGGAGCACGCCAAACGACTCCATCGTCAGGATGTTCCTCAACATCTGTGAGAACGCAGACGGAGCTATTGCTGTTCACTGCAAAG CTGGTCTGGGTCGAACAGGCACCCTGATAGGCTGCTACATGATGAAGCACTACCGCCTGACTGCGGCTGAGGCCATCGCCTGGATGCGGATCTGCCGCCCCGGATCAGTCATCGGACCACAACAAAACTTTGTGGAAGA TAAGCAGAGCAGTCTGTGGTCGGAGGGCGACGTGTTCCGGGAGAAAATGAACGAGCAGGAAAACGGCAAGCTGGCTGTCACCAGGATCCTGTCGGGGGTTGATGACATCACCATCAATGGCAGCAACAAGAACAAGATGTCCAAGAAAGAAGAGGCGGAACTG TATAATGACGATGAGGAGATGAATGGCATCACGCAGGGTGATAAACTGCGAGCCCTGAAAAGCAAGAGACAGGCCAGAGCATCCACAGGCTCCCTATC acaagaagaaaaaaacatccaCAGCAGGTCATCGCAGTCTTTAAG GATTCTCCTTCAGTCCAGTGGGCAGAGCTGTAAAGCTGTGGTgaacccctcccatctccctgATGCCTCCGAGAAAAGGAAGAGAACCAGAACCTCACTGCCTGCCAATAGTGTGGGGGGCAG TCACTCCATACCAAAAGCTAGAGCTCCTCTACTGCGCTGA